The Pseudogulbenkiania sp. MAI-1 sequence GCCGCCAGCGCCTCGAACTTGTTGGGCGCGGTGACGAAGGGCAGGCCGGTGTCTTCGGCCAAGCGCTGTGCCACACGCACTGCGAATTCCGGATGGGCGTTGAGCCCGGTGCCGACCGCCGTGCCGCCCAGTGCCAGCTCGCACAAGTGCGGCAGCGCGTCCTCCAGATGGCGCCGGCTGTGCGCCAGCTGCGCCACGTAGCCGGAGAACTCCTGCCCCAGCGTCAGCGGCGTGGCGTCTTGCAGGTGGGTACGGCCGATCTTGACGATGTCAGTGAACGCCAGTGCCTTGTTCGCCAACGTGGTGGCCAGCGTATCCAGCGCCGGCAGCAGCCGTTCCTCGAGTGCCGCCACCGCCGCCACATGCATCGCGGTGGGGAACACATCGTTGGACGACTGGCCGCGGTTGACGTGGTCGTTCGGGTGCACCAGGCGCGCCTCGCCACGCTCGCCGCCCATCAACTCGCTGGCGCGGTTGGCCAGTACCTCGTTCATGTTCATGTTCGACTGCGTGCCCGAACCGGTCTGCCACACCGCCAGCGGAAACTCCTCCGGATGGCGTCCGGCGATCACCTCGCCGGCGGCGGCGGCGATGGCCGCTCCCAGATCGTCGGGCAGCAAGCCCAGCTCGACGTTGACGCTGGCGGCGGCGCGCTTCACCTGCGCCAGCGCCACGATCAGCTCCGGTGGCATCTTTTCGCTCGAGATGCGGAAATTCTCCAGCGAACGCTGGGTCTGGGCTCCCCACAGCCGCTTGGCCGGGACGGCGATTTCGCCGAAGGTATCGCGTTCCATGCGGATGGACATTGACGATCTCCCCTGCACGAGAAGCATGTTCCGAACCTGCTTCGCGATGTGCCGTGAGCGGATCGTGGATCGAAGTAGCTCGTTAGGATGGGTGGAGCAGAGCGCAACCCATCGGCGATGAGCTCCGACCGGCGGGACCACGCCCAAGGGCGCCCGGCAAGATCGTGAACAGGTGCTGCATGAAGCCTAGCAGCCGGCTATAGGGGCGACAAGGCGGAAGCCGGCGCCGGAACGGTGTTACAATCACCGGCTGGGCCGCTAAGGACAGCCACGCCGCACTCCATCCGGACGGCTGCTCTTAGCGGCTCCCGCGGCCAGCCCGCTGGCCACTCGTCATCACCCCACGTTTTTGCGAGACAGCCTCATGACCATCATCCGTCAGGAAGACTTCATCCAGAGCATCGCGGATGCCTTCCAGTACATCAGCTGCTACCACCCGAAAGACTACATCGACGCGCTGTACAAAGCGTACCAGCACGAAGAAAGCCCGGCCGCCAAGGACGCCATGGCGCAGATCCTGATCAACAGCCGCATGTGCGCCGAAGGCCGCCGTCCGATCTGCCAGGATACCGGTATCGCCGTAGTGTTCCTGAAAGTGGGCATGAAGGTGCAGTGGGACAGCACCCTGAGCGTGCAGGAGATGGTCAACGAAGGCGTACGCCGTGCCTACAACAACCCGGATAACAAGCTGCGCGCCTCGGTACTGCTCGACCCGGCCGGCCTGCGCAAGAACTCCAAGGACAACACCCCGGCCGTGGTGCACTTCGAGATCGTCGAAGGCGACGGCGTTGAAGTGATCTGTGCCGCCAAGGGCGGTGGCTCCGAGAACAAATCCAAGTTCTACGCGCTCAACCCGTCCGACTCCATCGTCGACTGGGTCATCAAGACCGTGCCGACCATGGGCGCCGGCTGGTGTCCGCCGGGCATCCTCGGTATCGGCATCGGCGGCACCCCGGAAAAGGCCATGCTGCTGGCCAAAGAATCGCTGATGGACCACGTCGACATCCACGAACTCAAGGCCAAGGCCGACAGCGGCGCGGAACTGACCAAGGTCGAAGCGCTGCGCCTGGAAATCTTCGAGAAGGTCAACGCGCTGGGCATCGGCGCGCAAGGCCTGGGCGGTCTCACCACGGTGCTCGACGTCAAGATTCTGGACTACCCGACCCACGCCGCCAGCCTGCCGGTCGCCATGATCCCGAACTGCGCCGCCACCCGCCACATCCACTTCCATCTGGACGGCAGCGGCCCGGCCCACCTGGAAACCCCGAGCCTGGAAGACTGGCCGGACATCACCTACGACAGCTCCAACGGCAAGCGCGTCGACCTGGACAACATCACCAAGGAAGAAGTGGCCAGCTGGCAGCCGGGCGACGTGCTGCTGATCAACGGCAAGATCCTCACCGGCCGCGACGCCGCGCACAAGCGCATGGTCGACATGCTGAACAAGGGCGAGAAACTGCCGGTCGACTTCACCAACCGCTTCATCTACTACGTCGGCCCGGTCGACCCGGTGCGTGACGAAGTGGTCGGCCCGGCTGGCCCGACCACCGCCACCCGCATGGACAAGTTCACCCGCCAGATGCTGGAACAGACCGGCCTCTTGGGCATGATCGGCAAGGCCGAGCGTGGCCCGGCAGCGATCGAAGCGATCAAGGACAACAAGGCCGTGTACCTGATGGCCGTCGGCGGCTCCGCCTACCTCGTCTCCAAGGCGATCAAGGCCTCCAAGGTGGTCGGCTTCGAAGACCTCGGCATGGAAGCCATCTACGAGTTCGAAGTGAAAGACATGCCGGTGACCGTGGCGGTCGACTCCTGTGGCACCTCGGTGCACAACACCGGCCCGGCCGAATGGCGCGTCAAGATCGGCAAGATTCCGGTCGCTACCGCCTGATGGCGGAGCGTTCTTGAACGCTAGCTGAATTCCTTCGGCCTACGCTGGCCGGAAGGCAACCCGACACCCCCGTCTGCAATGCAGGCGGGGGTGTTTTGTTTTTCGGCTAGCCCATCTCACAGGGATGGCTTAACCGATGAAAGCGTATGGAGATGTGAATCCAGTAGGTGTAGGCCTCTTCGGTACGCAGGCTGTAGTGCTTGAGGCGGATGAGGTCGCTGACCTGATCGCGCAGCTTGGGTGGAGGAGTAGACCTGACGTATTTCCCGGTTGTTATTTAGTACGCTTCCGTCATAGACCGTCCTGTGGCATGCTGTCCAGCATGATTGTTGCCATGCATTCTGGATGGTGACGTAAAAAATACGTCTTTTAGGACGCCTACTTCTAGACGGTACTCAGTATCGAGGTTCATGGGCAGAAAAATTTAAAAGGTCATATTGGACTGAATCGCATGGATAAAACACCACTTCCTCCATTACTTGCTGAAATTAATAACGGCTCTGTTACATGGAAAAGGCTCGATAGCATAAATTACGAAGTCCTTGGCTATTTTTTGTCATGCCATCTGATCATCGAGCACTATCTAGATGAGTTCTTAAAGATTTGCCATCCTGCCCTAGACTGGGAAGCCTCACGTCAAACTTTCGGACAAAAAATATCGTTGCTATCCAATTTTAAAATATCGGATCAATATGATTGCATTCCAGCTATTAAGCACATGAATTCTTTGCGAAACAAATTAAGTCACAATATTGAATTCAAAATTGAAGCAAACGACTTGCTGCCTTTGAGGCAGTACCTCGACAAAGCTACTGAAGGAAGAATGGATATTCCACATGATCCCAAGGGTCTGCTTGAACAATTCACAATGATGACATGTGTTTTATTTGCCGGATATATCAGTAGCGAGGTTCACCACAAGAAGCTAACAAGAAAATAAGCCCTAGCCTACAAACAAGCTGAGCCTCGGTAGTTCTTGGCATGTATTTAATTGAGAGCTATTATTTCACTCTTGATAGCATTACTAGATTAGTTGGATTCCAACTTCCTAAAAACAAAAACTGAAGCATTGAAAGGAAAAATCCTAACCCAAGGAGTGGGAACAAATCACTAGCATTGAAACTGCTGTATCTTTCAAAATATCTTTTTGATAATTCTACAATTTGCTCTTTTTGTTCGTTGCTTATGGAGCTATTGAGCTTCTTCTCATTGGCTTTCATAATCTCTAGCAATTCATTAGTATCAATGACCTCTAACAGGTTTCTTCCTGGTACTCTATCATTATTTTTAATGACAATTGGTTCATTGCTTGGCATGGAACTATCTTGGCTTATATTTGTGCCTTTGTTTTCATTAAAAAAGGCATGCCAACTATATTTTGAAGAAAGTCCATAATACTTTGAGTACTCTTCAGTCCCAGGCAAGTCATTGAAAGTTTTACTGCTGAAAACTTCTTTTCTATATGAGTAGAAATCAATAATAGGATTAAATTTTTCATATGCCATAACCGCTGTAACTATGCCAGCCAGAATCCAGCTAACTATAAGCAACCTAGCAACAAATCTTTTGATTGCACTATTCATGGTTATCCCTTTTCTTACTTATCTATCGAATGTAAGAAGCATAATACTGCCATGTGTCATTTTGGTCAACTGAAGGCATAAAACCAGTCATAAGACTGATTTTATTACTGCCAAAGCTTATCTACTAGAGAGCTACCTTTAATGTGGGTGCATCTTCTTAAAGTCCTTGGTTCTTTATGTTCAGTGATAGGGGGGGAAGGGGGCGGATTTATTTCCTGTTCCGTAACTGCCTCGCCTTGCTCGTTGCGGTAATAGGGTGCGGTAATAGGGTGCGGTAATAGGGGACAGACCACAGTTTTCTGCTAGTCTGGTCCTATTGATCCTTCCGAGGAGCCTCACATGCCACGCCGCCTCAGCCTGGCCGTGCCAGGAAAACTGTGGTCTGTCCCTTAGTTTACTTCAGTTTTCCCACAGACCACCTTAGTCAACAGAAACGCTAAGTTAAACCAAGATTTTGCGAGCGGCTTTGTACCATTGGATGACGTAGCCCTTATAGTTCTTGATATCTTGATTTTCTATGTGGTGGATGAGCCAACGCGTAAGACCATCCCAGTTCCCAAGGTTGCCTGGTGGGAAAATTTGCCAACCTAGTTCCACGATAGTCCAGCTGGACTTTGCCGCGTTGCGAAGCATCAAATAATAGGGGACAGACCACGGCTTTCCGGTTTTCTGCTAGTCTGGTCCTGTTGATCCTTTCGATGAGCCTCACATGCCACGCCGCCCCCGCCTGGCCCTGCCGGGCGTTCCGCTGCATTTGATCCAGCGCGGCAATAACCGCCAAGCCTGTTTCTTTGCCGAGGAGGACTACCGCTTCTATTTGGAGTGGTTAGCCGAATATGCCGGCAAGATCGGCTGCCGCCTCCATACCTATGTGTTGATGACCAACCACGTGCATCTGCTGATCTCGGCAGATAGCGCGGAGGCGCCGGGTGCCTTGATGAAGGCGCTGGGACAGCGTTATGTGCAGTATGTGAATCGCATCTATCGGCGCAGCGGCACCTTGTGGGAAGGTCGCTTCCGCTCCTGCCCGATCCAGGAAGAAGCCTATTTGCTAGCTTGCCAGCGTTACATCGAACTCAATCCGGTGCGGGCTGGCATGGTGGAGCATCTCTGGAGAATACTCTTGGTCGAGCTACCTCGCCAACGGGGAGGGTGTAGAGAATGCACTGATCCGACCGCACGGGCTGTACGAGGCGTTGGGGCTGGATGCGACGAGTCGGCAGGCTGCTTACCGGGAACTGTTCAGGTACGAATTGGAGCCCGGGCTGGTCGATCAGATTCGACGGGCAACCAATGGCAATTTTGTGCTGGGTAACGAACGCTTCGCGGCGGAGGTGGCGGCGGTTATTGGCCAGCGGACGTTACCGGGCAAGTCGGGGCGACCGCGCAAGGTGGCGGAGCCTAAGTCTGGTAAGCTGTTTGGTGGACCGTGAAGCGGAAAACCGTGGTCTGTCCCCTGTTTTCCCTCTTGTTTTCCCCGAGCAGATGCATAATCAATAGAGAGGTATTTGTTTTGTTAAAAGAACAGTTCCTTGAGTACCTGCAAGCCTACTCTCAAAAAGACATTAATAAAATCTCGGACATGTTAGCCGAAGGCATAACCCTTCGAGACTGGAAAATATCCGTTTCCGGCAAAGCGGCCGCCATCAATGAAACAGTGAAGAACTTTTCTTCTGCAGAGTCAATAAAAATCGAAACATTACATACTTATGAATCAGACCACTCCGTTGCAGGCGAGTTGAAAATCACCGTTAACGGAAGTGAGATTCTTTATGTTGTTGATGTGATTTCATTTGACGCATCCAGAAAAATTAAATCCATTCGAGCTTACTTGGGCAGGCCAGATTAAATAAAATGGCTCAAAATCTTTTTTCATTGAGCCGGAACCGCCTGTGCAACATGATGCATTTAGGGTAAGCGCCTGCGGCTGGGAGTCAGGTGAGGAAATGGCGAAAGCCAAGGAAGAAACCATTCAGTGGTAAAACCGGGTCTGTCTCCGGTTTTCGTCCCCGGTTTTCGCTCCCGGTTTTCGTCCTGACGAGCCCAGACCACTCTTCCTGTTCCTGTGGCGATGTTCAACGATTAGGCCGCAAAAAGTACAAACCATGAGCACTTCCAAACCCTTGACTGCAATCCAGGCCGACGAGGTCGCCCCTCGCACCAAGCCCTCGAATTACCCCGAACCATTTGCCTCCCTGATGAATGGGAGAGAAAAACGGCAGCTTGGCGATGTCTTTGGCTTAACCAACTTTGGCGTCAACCTGACCCGTCTCGCCCCGAACTCCATCTCCGCTCTTCGCCACAGCCACACCAGACAAGACGAATTCATCTACATCCTCAGCGGCCATCCGACACTTCGCACAGACGAGGGCGATATCCGGCTTGCTCCCGGCATGTGCGCTGGCTTCAAGGCCGGCACAGGCAACGCCCACCACTTGGTTAACGACACCTCCGAAGTGGTCGTATATCTTGAGATCGGCGATAGAACGCCAGGAGATCAGGCAGCGTACCCCGACGATGATATTCAAGCCGAGCTGAAGGATGGCGAATGGCACTTCAGCCACAAGGACGGGACGCCTTACTGATGCGTCAACCACGGCATGGATTCGTTTGCTCGCGTGACTCGGGCCGGCTAATGGGTGCCCCCGGTTTTCCCGGTTTTTGTAAAATGACGTTTGAGTTTTATGTTGATGGGATGGTAGGGTGGTGGCAAGATGGCGTTTCGATACTGCGTCGAAACATTCATTGACTTGCCACACCGAGGGGAAACTCATGGGGAAACAGAAAGCGACTCTGCTTGGCGCCATGCTCATGGTCGCATTGACTTCGGGCTGTGCTTCTTACCGCACCAGCTCGAACATTGAGACGAAAACGCCGGCGAGCCTTGCCGCCGACACCAAGGTCATCATCTCCGAAGACTCGCTGCCGAATAAGAAATACACGGCAGTCGGCCCGATCGAAGTCAGCATCAAGAAGTTGACGGCATTCCATAAGAATCCGACCAGAGAACAAGCTAACGAGGCATTATCCGAGAAAGCCCGGGTAATCGGTGCCGATGCGGTCGTCAACGTAACGTATAAGAGCGGCATCGGCTTCACGACGTGGGGCTACATGGATGCCAAGGGGATGGGCGTCAAGCTGGCCGAGTAGAGACTACATTCGACATGCCGCTCCGGCGGATGGCCTGATCTGGCCGCCGGAGCCTCTCAATATGTCCAAGGAATCTCCATGAAGCTTTATTCGCTCTTTCTGCTGATGGCCACTGCCACGGTGTTCAGTCCCGGCCCTGGTGTCGTCATGACGCTCAGCAATGCCCTGCGCTATGGCATGCGCGGCACCTTTGGCGGCATCCTGGGGATTGCTTGTGGTGCGCTGGCGGTCGCGGCGATTTCGGCCACCAGTCTCGGGGTACTGCTTGCCGCTTCGGCGCTGGCTTTTACCGTCCTCAAGCTCATCGGTGCCGCTTATCTCATCTATCTCGGTATTCGGCTGTGGCGGGCACCCCCTTTCCGGTTCGCGGAGCAGTCGGTGCACGAGGCGAGTTTCGGCAAACGCTTTCTCGAAGGACTGTCCCTGCAACTCACCAATCCCAAGGCGATTTTCTTCTTCCTCTCGGTGTTTCCCCAGTTCATCGATCCGGCTAGGAGTTACCCGATTCAGTTCGCCACGCTGGTGCTGACCTACAGTGTTCTGGTTGTCGTCATTCACTGCAGTTACGCGTTGTTTGCCAAGCGTGCCAAAGGCTGGCTGGTGTCCGATCGCGGAGGCCGTATGGTCAACAAGGCGGCGGGAGTGACGTTCGTGTGTTTCGGCGCCGCGCTGGCGACGGCGAAGCGTTGATACACCGCTCCCTTGCTGTCTCGGCTTAAGAGAGGTGAGGTGGCAGTGAGATGTTTCGACGGCGCTCTCCTTGCCGCAGCGGTCTAAGCTGGTAGTCATGGCGACTCGACCATGATGGGAGCAAAAAAGGAGACGTTCCATGGCAAGCATCCAACGGATCACCCCCTGCCTGTGGTTCGACGATCAGGCCGAACAAGCGGCGGGGTTCTATACCGCCATCTTCAAGAACTCCCGGATCGTCGGTCTGACCCGCTACGGCGAGGCGGGGTATGAGATCCACGGCAGGCCGGCGGGGTCGGTCTTGACCGTGGAGTTCGAGCTGGATGGGCAGGCCTTTACCGCCCTCAACGGCGGGCCGGTGTTCACCTTCAACGAGGCCGTGTCGTTCCAGGTCAATTGCGAGACACAGGAAGAGGTGGACTACTACTGGGAGAAGCTGTCCGTCGGCGGAGATGAGGCGGCGCAGCAGTGCGGCTGGCTCAAGGACAAATACGGCGTGTCCTGGCAGGTGGTGCCGACTGCGCTGCCCAAGATGCTCGCCGATGCCGATTATGCAAAATCCGAGCGTGTCATGACTGCCCTGCTGCAGATGAAGAAGCTCGACATCGCCGCCTTGCAGCGGGCCTACGACGGGGCGGCTTGATCCGCTGGCGGCAGCCTGCTGCCGGTACGGGCAGGACGATGGAATAGCGGCTACACTAGCCTGCCCAGCGGTTGACGGAGGCTGAACGGAGTCGACCGCCGATCGTGCATTTTCATTCAGGAGCAGAGAATGGCCCAGTACAGCGCCGAAGTGCTTTGGCTGCGCGGCGAGCAGGATTTCCTAAGTAATCGCTACAGCCGCCGGCATCTGCTGCGTTTCGATGGCGGCGTAGAGGTGCCAGGTTCGTCATCCCCGCACGTCGTTCCCGTGCCGATGTCCGATGCCTCGGCCGTCGACCCGGAGGAGGCCTTCGTGGCGTCGTTGTCGAGCTGCCACATGCTGTGGTTCCTGTCGATCGCGGCCAAGCGCAAGTTCTGTGTCGAGCGCTATTTCGATGCCGCCGTCGGCGTGATGGAGAAGAACGCAGCCGGCAAGATGGCGATGACCGTCGTCACGCTACGGCCGGAGGTGACGTTCTCAGGGGAGCGTATCCCCACGCGTCAGGAACTCGACGCGATGCATCACGAAGCGCATGAGGAGTGTTTCATCGCCAACTCGGTCAAGACCGAGGTGCGTTGCGAGCCGGTGTACGGGGAACTCTGAGCTGGCGTGGTCGCAGAGTGCGCAGCCACCAGCAATCCTCAAGAGCAGGAGGGAAACCATGAAACCACGTATCAGCATGATTACGCTGGGTGTCGGCGATCTCGACCGCGCCACCCGGTTCTACGAACAGGGGCTGGGCCTGCCGCGCTATCCGATGGAGGCGGCCGGCGTCGCTTTCTTTGCGCTTGAAGGCACCTGGCTGGCCCTGTATCCGTGGTCGGCGCTGGCCGAAGACGCCACCGTGCCGGCCGAAGGCAGCGGGTTTCGCGGCACAGCCCTGGCCCACAATGTGTCGTCGCGGGAGGAGGTGGATCTGGTGATGGCGCAGGCGGTGAATGCCGGGGCGCGCGTGGTGAAACCGGCGCAAGATGCCTTTTGGGGCGGCTATAGTGGTTACTTTGCCGATCCGGAGGGTCATCTCTGGGAAGTGGCGTGGAACCCGTTCATGGCGATCGGCCCGCAGGATGAGTAAGCGGGATCCGAGCGCATCACGCGGAGGGGACGATGCGCATTGAACCGCTGGCCGATCACCGGCACCTGATCGCCGAGATCGCGGCCTTGCTCCATGTCTTGTGATGCCGCGTGCCGCGGCCATGAGCCTACAGTATTGAACAGTTAAGGAGTCCCATCATGATGTACCGTGGAAGCTGTCATTGCGGGCGGATCGCGTTCGAAGTGGAAGGCGATCTCACCCAGGCCATGGACTGCAACTGTTCGATCTGCCGTCGCAAGGGCTCGCTGATGTGGTTCGTGCCGCGCCAGCAGCTGCGCCTGCTGACGCCGGAAGCGGATATGAGTACCTACACCTTCAACAAGCATGTCATCCAGCATCATTTCTGCCCGGTCTGCGGCATCCATCCCTTCGGTGAGGGGCGCGACCCGGCGGGGAACGCCATGGCAGCGGTCAACGTGCGCTGTCTCGATGACGTCGATCTGGATGCGTTGCCGGTCAAGCACTTCGACGGGCGCGCGTTATGAGCGTCTGATCCAGGAAAGGATGAAGGGGGGAGCGAGGATGCCGGTGTATATCGTCAGGTTGGGCAGCGAGCGGCTGGACGGCGAGGGGTTGCGTATTGGCACGGTGCGGCGTCCTCCACGCGGGGTGCCGAAGAGTGAATTCTCGACCCAGAACTGGTACGACGTGTGGTATCCGAACCTGGCGCCCAGCGCGGAGACGGTGAAGATGGCGCAGCAGGCCAAGACGGAGCGGGACTGGGCGGCTTTCATCAAGCAGTACCGCGCCGAGATGGCGACACCGGACAACAGCCGCACGCTCGACTTGCTGGCGGCGCTGTCGCACCAGAGCAGCTTTTCCGTGGGCTGTTACTGTGCCGAGGAGGCGCATTGCCACCGCTCGGTGCTGCGCGTCCTGCTCGCCGAACGCGGCGCGGACGTGCGTTGAGGCTCAGTATTGGGTGAAGACCATCCGTGGCTCGGTGAGGCCTCAGGCCGCCGGGGCCAGGCTGGCCAGATAGTCGGCGACTTCCTCCTCGATCCAGGCGGTGAAATCGCGCTGCTTGGTCTGCGAATTCTCACGCTGTGGCCAGACCAGCCAGTGCGGGTAGGGGTAGGGCACGCGGATATCGGTCAATTGCACCAGTTCCCCGCGCTGTAGCGCGTCGTGCGCCAGGCTACGCCGCTCCAGCGCCACGCCCATGCCGAGGCGTACCGCTTCCAGCACCAGGTTGGAGTCGTTGATCCACAGTCCGGCGTTGCCCGGTTCCTCCACCCCGGCGACGTTGCACCAAGGTAGCCACGATTCCACCGTGCGCACGATGGGGCCGGCGACAATTTCCTGCGGGGTCTGCGGCAGGCGGCCACCGTTGAAGGACGGTGAGGCCACCACCACCAGTTCATCGTCGAACAGCCTTTTTTGCGCCAGCCCTTCCCAGCCGCCCTGGCCCATGCGCACGCCGATGTCGACCAGTCCCTGGCGCAGGTCCTGGATGTCGAGACTGGCGCGTAGGCTGACGCGGTAATGCGGGTGGCGGGCGTAGAAGCGGGGCAGGCGCGGTAGCAGCCAGTGCTTCCCGAACGAGGGCAGCACCGCGACCACCACTTCGTCCACGCGCGGCCGGGCACGCACCAGCCGTGTGGCCTCGGTGATTTCCCCCAGCCCGATACGGATCTGCAGCGCGTACAGCCGGCCGTCCTCGCTCAGGCGCAGGCCGCGCCCCTCGCGGGTGAACAGTGGGGTGCCGAGCAGATCTTCCAGCTGTTTTATCTGCTGGCTGATGGCCGAGTGGGTGACGTGCAGTTCGGCTGCCGCCAGCGTGATGCTGCCCAGGCGGGCCACGGCTTCGAAACTGCGCAGGGCGGGAAGGGGGGGAAGTGTGCTCATGTAAGTAAAATTAACACAAACGACAAATAAATATCGATTTTTTCTGGCTCTTCAAATGCTTATAGTAAACCCAGATAGTCAACAGGAGAGTCATCATGCAACACCAGTTACGCGTCGAATTGGCCAGCCATGAAGTCTTGGTGATCGAGCTGCCGTCTGCCGCGCAGGTCCGCGCGGTGTCCGGCACGCATTGGCTGACGGTGGATGGGCTGGACGTCTGCCTGGCACCGGGTGAGCGGGAAACCATCCCGGCCGGCAAGGTTCTGGCCGAAGGGCATGGTCTGCTGGAGTTTTCCAAGCCTGCGGCACAGCCGAGCCAGGGCCTTGGCCGCCGCTTGTTGGGCCGTTCCGGGCAAGGCGCTATGCTGTTGGGTAAAGTGTGCTTCTAAACAGGAGGAAGACGATGCAATTGATCGGCATGCTGGATTCGCCCTACGTGCGCCGGGTGGCCATCTCGCTGCGGCTGTTGGGCGTTCCGTTCGAGCACCACGCCGTGTCGGTGTTCCGCACCTTCGAGCAGTTCCGTCAGATCAACCCGGTGGTGAAGGCCCCGACCCTGGTTTGCGACGACGGCGCGGTGCTGATGGATTCGACGTTGATTCTCGACTACGTCGAAACCTGCGTCGCGTCGGGCAGGAGCCTGATGCCCGGTGGGCGGGCCGAACGCCAGCATGCCTTGCGCCTGATCGGTCTGGCGCTGGCGGCTTGCGAGAAGAGCGTGCAGATCGTCTACGAGCGCCAGTTGCGACCGGCCGAGAAGCGGCACCAGCCTTGGCTGGAACGGGTCGAGGGCCAGTTGCTGGCGGCCTACGGCGAGCTGGAGCGCGAGCTGGCGCGTACTCCGCTCGCCGTCAGCGAGGAGGGCATCGACCAGGCCGGCGTCACCACGGCGGTGGCGTGGGGTTTTACCCAGCTGATGCTGGCGGATGTCGTCAAGGCGGCGGATTTTCCGCTGCTGCAGGCGTTCAGCGCGCAGGCCGAGCAATTGCCGGCCTTCGTCGCCCTCCCTCCCGCCTGAGCCTCCCGATACGGCGGGCTAGCCTTCCGGCCAGTCGAACGCCGGCGGCGGGCGGCCGGTTTCCGCAGGCTTTCAGGCCGCAGATGAACACCGGCCAGCCTTGCCGCCCGCCATCGCCTACTCTTAAAACTTCCCCACGAAGCGAACAGGAGGGCGATGATGGCAAGCCAGGTCAATCCCATTCCCGCCGGCTATCCCGGCGTGACTCCCTATCTGACGGTGCGCGATGCCGCCGCCGCCATCGATTTCTACTGTCAGGCGTTCGGCGCCAGCGAGATCATGCGGGTGGCGATGGGCGGCAAGATCGGCCATGCCGAGCTGAAGGTCGGCGAGGCGCCGCTGATGCTGTCGGACGAGTTTCCCGAGATGGGGGCGCTCGGACCGCAGTCGGAGGCACAGCCGCCGGTGTGCCTTCATCT is a genomic window containing:
- the fumC gene encoding class II fumarate hydratase produces the protein MSIRMERDTFGEIAVPAKRLWGAQTQRSLENFRISSEKMPPELIVALAQVKRAAASVNVELGLLPDDLGAAIAAAAGEVIAGRHPEEFPLAVWQTGSGTQSNMNMNEVLANRASELMGGERGEARLVHPNDHVNRGQSSNDVFPTAMHVAAVAALEERLLPALDTLATTLANKALAFTDIVKIGRTHLQDATPLTLGQEFSGYVAQLAHSRRHLEDALPHLCELALGGTAVGTGLNAHPEFAVRVAQRLAEDTGLPFVTAPNKFEALAAHDALVHAHGALKTLAGALMKIANDVRWLASGPRCGIGEITIPENEPGSSIMPGKVNPTQSEALTMACAQVFGNDVAVNIGGASGNFELNVFKPLIIHNFLQSVRLLADGMTSFNEHCAVGIEPNRARIDELLEKSLMLVTALNPHIGYDKAAAIAKKAHKEGLTLREAALASGFVTAEQFDAWVKPQDMVG
- a CDS encoding fumarate hydratase, with translation MTIIRQEDFIQSIADAFQYISCYHPKDYIDALYKAYQHEESPAAKDAMAQILINSRMCAEGRRPICQDTGIAVVFLKVGMKVQWDSTLSVQEMVNEGVRRAYNNPDNKLRASVLLDPAGLRKNSKDNTPAVVHFEIVEGDGVEVICAAKGGGSENKSKFYALNPSDSIVDWVIKTVPTMGAGWCPPGILGIGIGGTPEKAMLLAKESLMDHVDIHELKAKADSGAELTKVEALRLEIFEKVNALGIGAQGLGGLTTVLDVKILDYPTHAASLPVAMIPNCAATRHIHFHLDGSGPAHLETPSLEDWPDITYDSSNGKRVDLDNITKEEVASWQPGDVLLINGKILTGRDAAHKRMVDMLNKGEKLPVDFTNRFIYYVGPVDPVRDEVVGPAGPTTATRMDKFTRQMLEQTGLLGMIGKAERGPAAIEAIKDNKAVYLMAVGGSAYLVSKAIKASKVVGFEDLGMEAIYEFEVKDMPVTVAVDSCGTSVHNTGPAEWRVKIGKIPVATA
- a CDS encoding phage integrase N-terminal SAM-like domain-containing protein, translating into MTTGKYVRSTPPPKLRDQVSDLIRLKHYSLRTEEAYTYWIHISIRFHRLSHPCEMG
- a CDS encoding transposase: MPRRPRLALPGVPLHLIQRGNNRQACFFAEEDYRFYLEWLAEYAGKIGCRLHTYVLMTNHVHLLISADSAEAPGALMKALGQRYVQYVNRIYRRSGTLWEGRFRSCPIQEEAYLLACQRYIELNPVRAGMVEHLWRILLVELPRQRGGCRECTDPTARAVRGVGAGCDESAGCLPGTVQVRIGARAGRSDSTGNQWQFCAG
- a CDS encoding cupin domain-containing protein, whose protein sequence is MSTSKPLTAIQADEVAPRTKPSNYPEPFASLMNGREKRQLGDVFGLTNFGVNLTRLAPNSISALRHSHTRQDEFIYILSGHPTLRTDEGDIRLAPGMCAGFKAGTGNAHHLVNDTSEVVVYLEIGDRTPGDQAAYPDDDIQAELKDGEWHFSHKDGTPY
- a CDS encoding LysE family translocator, with the translated sequence MKLYSLFLLMATATVFSPGPGVVMTLSNALRYGMRGTFGGILGIACGALAVAAISATSLGVLLAASALAFTVLKLIGAAYLIYLGIRLWRAPPFRFAEQSVHEASFGKRFLEGLSLQLTNPKAIFFFLSVFPQFIDPARSYPIQFATLVLTYSVLVVVIHCSYALFAKRAKGWLVSDRGGRMVNKAAGVTFVCFGAALATAKR
- a CDS encoding VOC family protein translates to MASIQRITPCLWFDDQAEQAAGFYTAIFKNSRIVGLTRYGEAGYEIHGRPAGSVLTVEFELDGQAFTALNGGPVFTFNEAVSFQVNCETQEEVDYYWEKLSVGGDEAAQQCGWLKDKYGVSWQVVPTALPKMLADADYAKSERVMTALLQMKKLDIAALQRAYDGAA
- a CDS encoding OsmC family protein, which translates into the protein MAQYSAEVLWLRGEQDFLSNRYSRRHLLRFDGGVEVPGSSSPHVVPVPMSDASAVDPEEAFVASLSSCHMLWFLSIAAKRKFCVERYFDAAVGVMEKNAAGKMAMTVVTLRPEVTFSGERIPTRQELDAMHHEAHEECFIANSVKTEVRCEPVYGEL
- a CDS encoding VOC family protein produces the protein MKPRISMITLGVGDLDRATRFYEQGLGLPRYPMEAAGVAFFALEGTWLALYPWSALAEDATVPAEGSGFRGTALAHNVSSREEVDLVMAQAVNAGARVVKPAQDAFWGGYSGYFADPEGHLWEVAWNPFMAIGPQDE
- a CDS encoding GFA family protein — its product is MMYRGSCHCGRIAFEVEGDLTQAMDCNCSICRRKGSLMWFVPRQQLRLLTPEADMSTYTFNKHVIQHHFCPVCGIHPFGEGRDPAGNAMAAVNVRCLDDVDLDALPVKHFDGRAL
- a CDS encoding DUF488 domain-containing protein, with the protein product MPVYIVRLGSERLDGEGLRIGTVRRPPRGVPKSEFSTQNWYDVWYPNLAPSAETVKMAQQAKTERDWAAFIKQYRAEMATPDNSRTLDLLAALSHQSSFSVGCYCAEEAHCHRSVLRVLLAERGADVR